From one Treponema denticola genomic stretch:
- a CDS encoding efflux RND transporter periplasmic adaptor subunit, with protein MQDTKQKNKKIILIVIAAIIILLIVWILFLPKKGTEEISQTVTVTKEVIQDVIQVSGYIQPAQQQNLHSPGEGLIKKVAVKEGDTVKKGDLIFALDNTYQAFQVAKQEFAIEKEQLQGYSKNLELMKLELESLKRALRDRSVYAKFDGIVVSFDLTEGSYVMPKDNFGVIIDRSFFKSTVDVSEGDVPRLKVGQKVLLSFQALGDEKVEGRVTYHSSIAKSGSQRGATVIETKIVVDKLPENVLPGYSFSGNIIAGEDEEVLLLDQTALSYDKGEPYVERLLENGKIERVNVEVEAYTQGTVKVLSGLKEGDTLRVKPPKW; from the coding sequence ATGCAGGATACAAAGCAAAAAAATAAAAAGATTATCTTAATAGTCATTGCCGCAATAATTATACTTTTGATAGTTTGGATTCTTTTTTTACCCAAGAAGGGAACTGAGGAGATTTCTCAAACGGTTACGGTAACTAAAGAAGTGATACAGGATGTCATTCAAGTTTCAGGTTATATTCAGCCTGCTCAACAGCAAAACCTTCACTCACCGGGCGAGGGCCTTATAAAAAAGGTTGCGGTTAAAGAAGGCGATACCGTAAAAAAAGGCGACCTTATCTTTGCTCTTGACAATACCTATCAGGCTTTTCAAGTTGCAAAGCAGGAATTTGCTATTGAAAAAGAACAATTGCAAGGCTATTCTAAAAACCTTGAACTTATGAAACTGGAGCTTGAATCTTTAAAGAGGGCCTTACGGGATAGAAGCGTTTATGCAAAGTTTGACGGCATAGTCGTTTCTTTTGACCTTACCGAAGGCTCCTATGTTATGCCCAAGGATAATTTCGGGGTGATTATAGACCGCTCCTTTTTTAAGTCTACTGTCGATGTTTCCGAAGGAGATGTTCCGCGGTTAAAGGTAGGGCAAAAAGTTTTACTCAGCTTTCAAGCTCTCGGCGATGAAAAAGTGGAAGGCCGTGTTACCTATCATTCTTCAATTGCTAAGTCCGGCAGCCAAAGGGGTGCCACTGTGATAGAAACAAAGATCGTTGTCGATAAGCTTCCCGAAAATGTTTTACCCGGTTATTCTTTTAGCGGAAACATTATTGCCGGTGAAGATGAAGAAGTTTTGCTTTTGGATCAAACGGCTCTTTCCTATGATAAGGGCGAACCCTATGTTGAAAGGCTTCTTGAAAACGGCAAGATTGAAAGGGTTAATGTCGAGGTTG